A window of Paenibacillus polygoni contains these coding sequences:
- a CDS encoding aldehyde dehydrogenase, whose amino-acid sequence MENYENLAKRQRTFFKTGVTKPIQYRMDSLNTLKEAILTNEKEILAALRKDLNKSEAEGYSSEIKLVLEEINYSLENLKAWMEPKNVETPAYITDASSVIYPEPYGDALIIAPWNYPFQLAVSPLVGAIAGGNCAVLKPSEFTPATSSIITKMISDNFPEEYIAVVEGEVETSTALLKEKFDYIFFTGSTNVGKVVMEAASKHLTPVTLELGGKSPCIVHNDADLDTAAKRIARGKFLNAGQTCVAPDYLLIHRDVKDQFLSKLKEAIHGLYGEDISKNPDFPKIINEKQFNRLRAFLDNGNPYFGGRTDASRQFIEPTILDQISWNDPVMQEEIFGPILPVIVYDDLNEIIEEITNRPKPLAFYVFSESKEVQDELLSRVSFGGGCINETLAHLTSPYLPFGGVGESGMGSYHGKASFDTFTHHKSVLKRKAEKNCGYRESPSLGWGFFFYGVRSYD is encoded by the coding sequence ATGGAAAATTACGAGAATTTGGCAAAAAGACAGCGGACATTCTTCAAAACAGGGGTAACAAAACCTATTCAATATCGAATGGATTCATTAAATACATTGAAAGAAGCAATTCTTACAAATGAAAAAGAAATTCTAGCAGCTCTCAGAAAAGACTTGAATAAGTCGGAGGCTGAAGGATATTCTTCGGAAATTAAACTGGTTCTTGAGGAAATTAACTATTCCTTAGAGAACTTGAAAGCATGGATGGAACCTAAAAATGTAGAAACGCCTGCTTATATTACAGATGCTTCGAGCGTAATCTACCCAGAGCCATATGGTGATGCTTTGATTATTGCCCCATGGAACTATCCGTTCCAGTTGGCTGTCTCTCCTCTTGTAGGAGCAATTGCCGGCGGTAACTGTGCAGTACTGAAACCATCAGAATTTACTCCAGCGACATCAAGTATCATTACTAAAATGATAAGTGATAACTTCCCTGAAGAGTATATTGCGGTTGTAGAGGGTGAAGTCGAAACGAGCACTGCTCTTCTAAAAGAAAAATTTGATTATATCTTCTTTACAGGAAGCACAAATGTCGGAAAAGTAGTAATGGAAGCTGCTTCTAAACATCTAACTCCGGTTACTTTGGAACTCGGCGGTAAGAGTCCTTGTATCGTGCATAATGATGCTGATCTTGATACTGCTGCGAAGCGGATCGCTAGAGGGAAGTTTCTCAATGCAGGACAAACTTGCGTTGCTCCAGACTATCTGCTGATACATCGTGATGTAAAAGATCAGTTCCTTAGCAAACTTAAAGAAGCAATTCATGGGTTATATGGGGAAGATATTTCCAAAAATCCTGATTTCCCTAAAATTATAAATGAAAAACAATTTAATCGACTACGTGCTTTCTTAGACAATGGGAATCCGTATTTTGGCGGTAGAACAGATGCTTCTAGACAATTCATAGAGCCGACAATCCTCGATCAAATTTCTTGGAATGATCCGGTTATGCAAGAAGAAATCTTTGGTCCGATTCTTCCTGTAATCGTATATGATGATTTGAACGAGATTATTGAAGAAATTACGAATCGTCCAAAACCGTTAGCTTTCTACGTTTTCTCTGAGAGTAAAGAAGTACAAGATGAGTTGCTGAGCCGAGTTTCCTTCGGCGGCGGCTGTATCAATGAAACACTTGCGCACTTAACTTCGCCTTATCTGCCTTTTGGCGGTGTGGGGGAAAGTGGTATGGGATCGTATCATGGTAAAGCAAGTTTTGATACATTCACGCATCATAAAAGTGTTTTGAAACGCAAAGCGGAGAAAAACTGCGGGTATAGAGAATCTCCATCCTTAGGATGGGGATTCTTTTTTTATGGAGTCAGATCATATGATTAA
- a CDS encoding NADP-dependent oxidoreductase, which yields MNQTAKNKQVLLIKRPEGLPAPSDFEFKEVEVQQPQEGQVVVKTLYLSVDPYMRGRMNDSKSYVPPYQLNDVIKGGAVGEIVESKSDKYKEGDKVIGMLGWQLFNTVDDNKVTKIDESIAPVSAYLSVLGLTGLTAYFGLLDIGQPKEGETVVVSGAAGSVGMFVGQIAKIKGARVVGIAGTDEKCNYLMQELNFDAAINYKTTENIKQDLEKACPSGVDVYFDNVGGPISDAVMSLLNDHARIPLCGAISSYNSTDGDVGPRIQSQMIKTRSLLKGFVLSDYADRQSEGLQELGKWLSEGKLKYEETVVDGFDNVVEAFLQLFKGANLGKMLVKVSE from the coding sequence ATGAATCAGACAGCAAAGAATAAACAAGTACTACTGATAAAGCGTCCGGAAGGATTGCCTGCTCCGAGTGATTTTGAATTTAAAGAGGTAGAAGTACAGCAGCCTCAAGAGGGACAAGTTGTTGTAAAAACTTTATATCTTTCGGTAGATCCTTATATGCGCGGCAGAATGAATGATTCGAAATCGTATGTTCCTCCTTATCAATTAAATGATGTAATTAAAGGTGGAGCTGTAGGAGAGATCGTAGAATCGAAATCAGATAAGTACAAAGAAGGGGACAAAGTAATCGGTATGCTGGGCTGGCAGCTCTTCAATACAGTAGATGATAACAAAGTTACTAAGATTGATGAGTCGATCGCCCCTGTATCTGCTTATTTGAGTGTTCTTGGTCTAACAGGACTTACTGCCTACTTTGGATTACTTGATATTGGTCAACCTAAAGAAGGAGAAACTGTGGTTGTCTCAGGTGCAGCGGGTTCCGTTGGTATGTTCGTGGGTCAGATCGCTAAAATCAAAGGTGCACGTGTGGTTGGTATTGCCGGTACGGATGAAAAATGCAACTACTTAATGCAAGAGCTGAACTTTGATGCAGCTATTAATTATAAAACAACAGAAAATATCAAACAGGATTTGGAAAAAGCATGTCCGAGTGGTGTTGATGTTTATTTTGATAACGTAGGTGGTCCGATCTCAGATGCAGTGATGAGCTTGCTGAATGATCATGCACGTATCCCGCTGTGCGGCGCGATATCTTCTTACAACAGTACGGATGGAGATGTAGGACCTCGTATCCAAAGTCAAATGATAAAGACTCGTTCTTTACTCAAAGGATTTGTACTTAGTGATTATGCAGATCGTCAGTCAGAAGGACTTCAAGAGCTTGGAAAATGGCTGTCTGAAGGGAAATTAAAATATGAAGAAACCGTTGTTGATGGTTTTGATAACGTTGTTGAGGCCTTCCTTCAATTATTTAAAGGTGCGAACCTAGGTAAGATGCTCGTTAAAGTTAGCGAGTAA
- a CDS encoding ArsR/SmtB family transcription factor codes for MMIKQYSSINDVKRVKIFKALSEIKRIEMIRYLYHHRDNNTCGTIGESMGMDKSNVSYHLKILYEADLVSVTRMGQNKCSSLREDTFTEFLPGFLDSL; via the coding sequence ATGATGATCAAACAATACTCTTCAATAAATGATGTAAAACGGGTTAAAATTTTTAAAGCATTGTCAGAGATAAAACGTATAGAAATGATTCGATATCTTTATCACCACCGGGACAACAACACTTGCGGCACGATTGGTGAATCAATGGGAATGGATAAGTCAAACGTATCCTATCACCTTAAGATTTTGTACGAAGCTGATTTAGTCAGCGTGACACGCATGGGTCAGAATAAGTGCAGCAGTCTGCGAGAAGATACATTTACCGAATTTTTACCGGGTTTCTTGGACAGTTTGTAA
- the larC2 gene encoding nickel pincer cofactor biosynthesis protein LarC2, protein MQSHHPPSHEHVDMEMVKMEVNLDDIPGEWLGYVMDLLFENGANDVFYTPIYMKKNRPGTLLQLLCSTSKIEKMKEILFTETTTLGIRYYPLTVHRLERIFEQVETEWGSVTVKKGIYAGQVVEWAPEYEECKQLALSHGIPLKKVYDQIRKSAHT, encoded by the coding sequence ATGCAATCTCACCATCCTCCGAGTCATGAACATGTGGATATGGAAATGGTCAAAATGGAAGTGAATCTAGACGATATCCCCGGAGAATGGCTGGGATATGTTATGGACTTATTATTCGAAAATGGTGCCAATGATGTATTTTATACACCGATTTATATGAAGAAGAACAGACCAGGAACCTTACTTCAATTGCTGTGTTCTACTTCTAAAATAGAGAAAATGAAAGAAATCCTTTTTACAGAAACCACCACACTCGGGATTCGTTATTATCCATTAACCGTACACCGCTTAGAACGAATATTTGAACAAGTGGAAACGGAGTGGGGGAGTGTGACGGTAAAGAAGGGAATCTATGCAGGACAAGTGGTTGAGTGGGCTCCTGAATATGAAGAATGCAAACAGTTGGCACTTTCCCACGGAATCCCTTTAAAAAAGGTATATGATCAGATTCGGAAAAGCGCTCATACGTAA